One Thermoanaerobacter pseudethanolicus ATCC 33223 DNA window includes the following coding sequences:
- a CDS encoding OadG family transporter subunit, translating to MEGFLEFLKKIFNNKEEEKVKKEEKIDKNGENEEETELVAAITAAVALYLQADVSSFYVKSIVRLPETAPVWAKVGRQEQMRTRL from the coding sequence ATGGAAGGGTTTTTGGAGTTTTTGAAGAAAATCTTTAATAATAAAGAGGAAGAGAAAGTAAAGAAGGAAGAAAAAATAGATAAAAATGGAGAAAACGAGGAGGAAACTGAGCTTGTTGCTGCGATTACAGCCGCAGTTGCTTTGTATTTACAAGCCGATGTTAGTAGTTTTTACGTAAAGTCTATAGTGAGACTTCCAGAGACTGCTCCTGTTTGGGCTAAAGTAGGGCGGCAGGAGCAAATGAGAACAAGATTGT
- a CDS encoding acyl-CoA carboxylase subunit beta, giving the protein MSVHDMIEELKRRREKVLEGGGAKRIAAQHEKGKLTARERIHKLLDKDSFVEIDPFVEHRCYDFGMEKQKYPGEGVVTGYGTIDGRLVYVYAQDFTVLGGSLGEYHAKKITKVMDMAMKMGAPIIGLNDSGGARIQEGVDALSGYGNIFYRNTLASGVIPQISVIMGPSAGGAVYSPALTDFIFMVDKTSQMFITGPQVIKAVTGEEVTPEELGGSITHNRLSGVAHFRGPNDEEVLKMVRNLLSYLPSNNLEDPPQYETGDNPNRVSQRLMEIIPDNPNKPYDMKELIREIVDNGEFLESQEMYAENIITAFARLNGKTIGIVANQPRVLAGVLDINASDKAARFIRFCDAFNIPILSIVDVPGFLPGTNQEYGGIIRHGAKMLYAYSEATVPKVTLIVRKAYGGAYLAMCSKDLGADMVFAWPTAEIAVMGPEGAANIVFKNEINEAENPAEVRQQKINEYRDNFANPYRAAARGYVDDVILPSETRPRLISAFDMLSSKRESRPPKKHGNIPL; this is encoded by the coding sequence ATGAGTGTTCATGATATGATAGAAGAGCTAAAAAGAAGAAGAGAAAAAGTTTTAGAAGGTGGAGGGGCTAAAAGAATAGCTGCTCAGCACGAAAAGGGTAAATTGACTGCAAGGGAAAGGATACATAAGCTTCTTGACAAGGACAGTTTTGTAGAAATAGACCCTTTTGTAGAGCATCGGTGTTATGACTTTGGGATGGAAAAGCAAAAATATCCTGGAGAAGGGGTTGTGACAGGTTACGGTACGATAGACGGAAGATTGGTATATGTATATGCGCAGGACTTTACTGTGTTAGGTGGGTCATTAGGAGAGTACCATGCGAAAAAGATAACAAAAGTTATGGATATGGCGATGAAAATGGGAGCGCCTATAATAGGGCTTAACGATTCGGGGGGTGCTCGCATACAGGAAGGGGTGGATGCTCTTTCTGGGTATGGAAACATATTTTACAGGAATACTTTGGCCTCCGGTGTCATACCGCAAATATCGGTAATAATGGGGCCGAGCGCTGGGGGAGCCGTGTATTCACCGGCATTGACAGATTTTATTTTTATGGTAGACAAAACTAGTCAAATGTTTATAACAGGTCCACAAGTTATAAAAGCTGTAACTGGAGAAGAAGTTACTCCTGAAGAATTGGGAGGATCAATAACTCACAATAGATTAAGCGGTGTTGCTCATTTTAGGGGTCCAAATGATGAAGAAGTTCTTAAGATGGTGAGGAATTTATTGAGTTATTTACCTTCTAACAACTTAGAAGACCCACCACAATACGAGACAGGGGATAATCCCAATAGAGTTTCTCAAAGACTTATGGAGATAATTCCAGACAATCCTAATAAGCCTTATGACATGAAAGAATTAATAAGAGAAATAGTCGACAATGGAGAATTTTTAGAGTCACAAGAGATGTACGCAGAAAATATCATCACAGCTTTTGCAAGACTTAATGGAAAGACAATAGGAATTGTTGCAAATCAGCCAAGAGTATTAGCAGGAGTACTTGACATAAATGCTTCTGACAAAGCGGCCAGATTTATTCGTTTTTGTGATGCTTTTAATATACCTATACTTAGCATAGTGGATGTGCCTGGATTTTTGCCAGGGACAAATCAAGAATATGGTGGGATAATAAGACATGGGGCAAAAATGCTTTACGCTTATTCTGAGGCTACTGTTCCTAAGGTTACTTTGATTGTAAGGAAGGCTTACGGTGGGGCTTATCTTGCTATGTGCAGCAAAGACTTAGGGGCTGACATGGTGTTTGCATGGCCTACGGCAGAGATTGCGGTTATGGGACCAGAAGGAGCAGCTAACATAGTTTTTAAAAATGAAATCAATGAGGCAGAAAATCCTGCAGAAGTGAGGCAGCAAAAGATAAATGAATACAGAGATAATTTTGCAAATCCATACAGAGCTGCAGCTCGTGGCTATGTAGATGATGTAATTCTTCCTTCTGAGACAAGGCCAAGACTCATATCAGCTTTTGATATGTTATCTAGCAAAAGAGAGAGTCGTCCTCCTAAGAAACATGGCAATATACCTCTGTAA